cctctctctaattttctcatttttatttagaagcaaaagaaaaaagacaatCGAATAGCTTTGTcccatttctcttttttttttctccaaaatcaatcaatcaatcaatcatgCGACCTCTTCAACCACCCCCTCCAGCCGCCGCCGCCACCACCACTACCTCCTCCGCCGCATCACCCATGCCCCCTCCTCCTTCACGCAACCGTCCCCGTCGTCGTACCGATTTAACTCTCCCCCTTCCCCAACGTGACCCAGCTCTCGCCGTACCCCTCCCCCTCCCTCCCACCTCCGccccttcttcctcctcctccaccTCTTCCTCCCCACTCCCCACCCCCTTAAACTTCTCCGAACTCGAGCGCATCAATCGCATCGGCAGCGGCGCTGGCGGTACGGTTTACAAAGTCCTACATCGCCCCACCGGAAGACTCTACGCTCTCAAAGTCATCTACGGTAACCACGAGGACTCCGTTCGCCTTCAGATGTGCCGTGAGATCGAGATTCTCCGTGACGTCGACAACCCTAACGTCGTTAGATGTCACGATATGTTCGATCACAACGGTGAAATCCAAGTCCTCCTTGAATTCATGGATAAAGGCTCTCTTGAAGGGATCCACATCCCTAAAGAATCAGCTCTTTCGGATCTAACCCGACAAGTCCTCTCGGGTCTCTATTACCTCCACAGGCGTAAGATTGTGCACAGAGATATCAAGCCCTCGAATTTGCTAATCAGCTCCAGGCGCGAGGTGAAAATTGCTGACTTTGGGGTGTCGAGAGTGCTGGCACAAACTATGGATCCTTGTAATTCGTCAGTTGGGACAATTGCCTATATGAGTCCAGAGAGAATCAACACAGATCTGAATCATGGACAGTACGATGGGTATGCTGGAGATATATGGAGTCTTGGTGTGAGCATATTGGAGTTTTATTTGGGAAGGTTTCCGTTTTCTGTTGGGAGGTTAGGTGATTGGGCTAGTCTTATGTGCGCCATTTGTATGTCACAGCCGCCGGAGGCTCCGGCAACTGCTTCTAGAGAGTTCAGGGACTTTATTGCTTGCTGTTTGCAGAGGGATCCTGCACGGCGGTGGACGGCGGCACAGCTCTTGCGTCATCCATTTATTACCCAGAATAGCCCAGCCGCCACCACCACCGGTAATATGATGCCACTTCCTAATCAGGTTCATCAGCCAGCACATCAATTGTTACCTCCACCTCCTCATTTTTCTTCTTGACGTTTTAGGTTTGGAGAATTACATTCCCCTCCTCCTGTTTTACttaatttttttggttttattttgtgTAATCTTAAATGTTGTTACTTTTCTATTAATGGGGATGATGGGTAGTGGTGGTGAAGGGGTGGCTGGATTTTTATTTCTGGAGAAGAAggaaaaattggagaaatggGGTCTTGGTTATGATAAAGCTCGAGTCTTTCCATTTTCAGCTGATCAACAATTGTTGTTTTTACACTCTTTTATCAGGAGAAAGGAAAGTAGAAATTATGGATTGCCCCAAGTTAATATTTTGGATAtgtttttttttgcaaaaatggaaTCTTTTATCAAGTCATGGACTTATTTAGCTATAAAGCATTTCACATGTTGAAGACAAATGACcatgaaaagtgaaaaaagaaaGTTTTCCAATTCTCTCTTTCCTACAAGGGGCGCAGTatccatttttttaaatttttgcttGCATTTGTAGGATGATGTTGTACTGGATTTGTGCATCTATTGGTAttggttttgctaattttggtgAAGAGTAAGGCAATCAATTGTCTTTTTAGGTAGGGGCTAAAGATTTTCTAGACCTTATGATGATTAGTTCAGATCAATGTTGTGACAGAtagatttagttgaatttttcgAAAGATCTTGTATGCTAATTGGGGAAGATTTTTCTTGTCCAAAGAGAAAAACTTGCGTATTCAAAGAGATGGAGAGAGAAAACGGTAGCAAGAACTTGGTAAGTGgggaaaaaataaagagaagaacaTGGCAACACTGAAAAGTGATGCTACTAGCAAGTAAAAAAATATAGTAAAGAATATAAAAAATTTGCTGCCagcaggaaaggtgcatctctctAGTACCTACAGACCCCCTATTCTTGTTTTTGCCTTGTTATTATGCTGAAGCTAGTACGTACTGAGTAGAGTGATAGAGTGAGCTGCTGTAGCAAATTCGAAAAGGATTTGGTgtaatactactactactattagaAAAAGATAAGTAGGGCATTATCTATCTCTTTGTGGGCTGTTACAGACTAGACTAGCCTGCTTGATTCTGCCCCCTTTGCTATTTTGTTCGTGTGAAGCCTCCTGCTATTTCCGAATATTATTGTCTGTCACATTATTTGCTTGCCTGCTCTGGAGAATCCCTTGTTGATTTGCTGTGCGGACAGATACTGGTTGAGATAGTAGTTCCTCATAATAGATTTGCTTGCTTGGTTAATTTTAGATGCTGATACTTCTGAACTTAATCAATttgtggtttttttttttttttggggggggtaACACTGTACACCTGAAAAAGAGATAGGAATCGTTTTAAATATATCCTTAATAAGTAATTATCCTCATCCTAGCATCATACATAATTGGTATCATTCAATGGGTAAATTTCATAAATGGTTGTATAGTTGTCACTTCTTTTCATTAAAGTCATATAATTTtaatttctcacacaaaaatcatataactatgttttctcacacaaaaatcattaAAAACTTCTACTAACTCACACAAAAAATCATAGTGATCGAACAATTCAATTTTTcagtagtatttttttttttggtttttattttttattttcagtctaataaataataattcaattaTAATAGGGATGACTTAACCCTACTTGGTttttattttcagtctaataaataataattcaattaaaataGGGATGACTTAACCCTACCCGACCCAATACTCATATATGGGGAGGAGAGGGTAACACTGTACACCTGGAAAAGAGATAGGAATCGTTTTAAATATATCCTTAATAAATAATTATCCTCATCCTAGCATCATACATAATTGGTAACATTCAATGGGTAAATTTTACAAATGGTCGTATAACTGTCACTTCTTTTCATTAAAGTCATATAACtatgttttctcacacaaaaatcattaAAAACTTCTTCTAACTCGCACAAAAATCATAGTGATCGAAAAATACAATTTTTcagtagtatttttttttttttggtttttattttttattttcagtctaataaataataattcaattaTAATAGGGGTGACTTAACACCTGATTTTTATTTTCAGcctaataaataataattcaattaaaataGGGATGACTTAACCCTACCTGACCCACCCGACCCAATACTCATATATGTACAGGGGAGGAGAGGGTAACACTGTACACCTGGAAAAGAGATAGGAATCGTTTTAAATATATCCTTAATAAGTAATTATCCTCATCCTAGCATCATACATAATTGGTAACATTCAAtgggtaaatttcacaaatggtcatATAACTGTCACTTCTTTTCATTAAAGTCATATAATtttgttttctcacacaaaaatcatataactatgttttctcacataaaaatcattaaaaacttctactaactcacacaaaaatcatagtgaTCGAAAAATACAATTTTTcagtagtattttttttttttggtttttattttttattttcagtctaataaataataattcaattaTAATAGGGGTGACTTAACacctgatttttatttttagtctaataaataataattcaattaaaataGGGATGACTTAACCCTACCTGACCCACCCGACCCAATACTCATATATGTACAGGGGAGGAGAGGGTAACACTGTACACCTGGAAAAGAGATAGGAATCGTTTTAAATATATCCTTAATAAGTAATTATCCTCATCCTAGCATCATACATAATTGGTA
This DNA window, taken from Nicotiana tabacum cultivar K326 chromosome 4, ASM71507v2, whole genome shotgun sequence, encodes the following:
- the LOC107814152 gene encoding mitogen-activated protein kinase kinase 5, whose amino-acid sequence is MRPLQPPPPAAAATTTTSSAASPMPPPPSRNRPRRRTDLTLPLPQRDPALAVPLPLPPTSAPSSSSSTSSSPLPTPLNFSELERINRIGSGAGGTVYKVLHRPTGRLYALKVIYGNHEDSVRLQMCREIEILRDVDNPNVVRCHDMFDHNGEIQVLLEFMDKGSLEGIHIPKESALSDLTRQVLSGLYYLHRRKIVHRDIKPSNLLISSRREVKIADFGVSRVLAQTMDPCNSSVGTIAYMSPERINTDLNHGQYDGYAGDIWSLGVSILEFYLGRFPFSVGRLGDWASLMCAICMSQPPEAPATASREFRDFIACCLQRDPARRWTAAQLLRHPFITQNSPAATTTGNMMPLPNQVHQPAHQLLPPPPHFSS